A region from the Mesorhizobium sp. J8 genome encodes:
- a CDS encoding GntR family transcriptional regulator, with protein MEQATRTRGRPRYDQEDAEAAEAFRSIGSKVQLNRDEAAPLWVQLRNQVEEAINTGLLAANSRIPSEQALCDFFGVSRPVVRAAIGSLSNEGRIIKMPRKGMFVAAPREHVDFMTANLGVFDDLTAKGHKVSTRTLEIYRCPPSEKESKVFGIPASGSVVRISRVYMTDGAPITMTRISLPGHRVPGLENILSENQSIFGTIRAVFGLTVKRADRWLRAALPTKEEADQMGVAANTPLIEIESIAYDADGAALEYYEAFYNSSVARIHMAVEQPSATVNGVDRT; from the coding sequence ATGGAACAAGCAACCAGAACGCGCGGACGTCCTCGTTACGATCAGGAAGATGCCGAGGCGGCCGAGGCCTTCCGCTCGATCGGCTCCAAGGTCCAGCTCAACCGCGACGAGGCGGCGCCGCTCTGGGTGCAGTTGCGCAACCAGGTCGAGGAAGCGATCAACACCGGCCTGCTGGCCGCCAATTCGCGCATTCCTTCGGAACAGGCGCTCTGCGATTTCTTTGGTGTGTCGCGTCCCGTCGTGCGCGCCGCGATCGGCTCGCTCTCCAACGAAGGCCGCATCATCAAGATGCCGCGCAAGGGCATGTTCGTCGCAGCACCCCGCGAGCATGTCGACTTCATGACCGCCAATCTCGGCGTGTTCGACGACCTGACCGCCAAGGGCCACAAGGTCTCGACCCGCACGCTGGAGATCTACCGCTGCCCCCCGAGCGAGAAAGAATCCAAAGTCTTCGGCATTCCCGCCAGTGGCAGCGTGGTCCGCATCAGCCGCGTCTACATGACCGATGGCGCGCCGATCACCATGACGCGCATCAGCTTGCCGGGACATCGGGTGCCGGGTCTGGAGAACATCCTGTCGGAAAACCAGTCGATCTTCGGCACCATCCGCGCCGTCTTCGGCCTGACGGTGAAGCGCGCCGACCGCTGGCTGCGAGCGGCCCTTCCCACCAAGGAAGAGGCCGATCAGATGGGCGTCGCCGCCAACACGCCGCTGATCGAGATCGAGTCGATCGCCTATGACGCCGACGGCGCCGCCCTCGAATATTACGAGGCCTTCTACAACTCCTCCGTCGCGCGCATCCACATGGCGGTCGAGCAGCCTTCGGCGACCGTGAACGGTGTCGACCGCACCTGA
- a CDS encoding SDR family NAD(P)-dependent oxidoreductase, translating to MDYRSQFDLTGEVAVVTGGASGIGLEGAKALGTCGARVVLLDMNAEGLKAAADELRAAGVASVEGRVLDVTDPQAVETMAAQVAADFGKVDILVNSAGIARLNTALDTPDEEWRLVMDVNVNGVYWASRAFGRSMVARKKGSIVNLGSMSGLIINRPQTAPSYMVSKGAVHMMTKALAVEWAKSGVRVNALAPGYVGTEMTLKMRERPELFNTWIDMTPMGRLGTPQEIASAILFLASPASSYVTGAILSIDGGYTAW from the coding sequence ATGGATTATCGGTCGCAATTCGACCTGACGGGCGAGGTCGCCGTCGTCACCGGCGGCGCCAGCGGGATCGGTCTCGAGGGCGCCAAGGCGCTGGGGACTTGCGGCGCGAGGGTCGTCCTGCTCGACATGAATGCGGAAGGACTGAAGGCTGCTGCGGATGAACTGCGGGCCGCTGGGGTCGCAAGCGTCGAGGGCCGCGTGCTTGACGTCACCGATCCGCAAGCCGTCGAGACGATGGCTGCTCAAGTCGCCGCGGACTTCGGCAAGGTCGATATCCTGGTCAACAGCGCCGGCATCGCGCGCCTCAACACCGCGTTGGATACGCCGGACGAGGAATGGCGCCTGGTGATGGATGTCAACGTCAATGGCGTCTACTGGGCTTCGCGCGCCTTCGGGCGTTCGATGGTCGCCCGCAAGAAAGGCTCGATCGTCAATCTGGGCTCGATGTCGGGTCTGATCATCAACCGCCCGCAGACGGCGCCGTCCTACATGGTAAGCAAGGGCGCCGTGCACATGATGACCAAGGCGCTCGCGGTCGAGTGGGCGAAATCCGGGGTGCGCGTCAACGCGCTGGCGCCGGGCTATGTCGGCACCGAGATGACGCTGAAGATGCGCGAGCGTCCCGAACTCTTCAACACCTGGATCGACATGACGCCGATGGGGCGCTTGGGCACGCCGCAGGAGATCGCCTCGGCGATCCTGTTCCTGGCGTCGCCAGCCTCGAGCTACGTCACCGGTGCCATCCTGTCGATCGATGGCGGCTACACGGCCTGGTAA
- a CDS encoding L-fuculose-phosphate aldolase, whose translation MTLSDLEARQAIIDACIEMNALGINQGTSGNISRRHGEGMLISPTSTPYDTLQPEDIVFMGWDGEVDGRLPPSSEWRFHLDILKARPEVNAVVHAHPTYCTTIAIMGRKIPAIHYMVAVAGGSDIRCAPYATFGTAELSAHAVEALRDRKACLLAQHGMIAVGSSLAQAMWLAVEVETLARQYHGALQIGEPPILSDEEIENVIKRMASYGLRDKDAAA comes from the coding sequence ATGACCCTTTCGGACCTCGAGGCGCGCCAGGCCATCATCGATGCCTGCATCGAGATGAACGCGCTGGGCATCAACCAGGGCACATCCGGCAACATCAGCCGGCGCCATGGCGAGGGCATGCTGATCTCGCCGACCAGCACGCCCTACGACACGCTGCAGCCGGAAGACATCGTATTCATGGGCTGGGATGGCGAGGTCGATGGACGCCTGCCGCCATCGAGCGAATGGCGTTTCCATCTCGATATCTTGAAGGCGCGGCCCGAGGTCAACGCCGTCGTCCACGCGCATCCGACCTACTGCACGACCATCGCCATCATGGGCCGGAAGATACCAGCGATCCACTACATGGTCGCGGTCGCCGGCGGCAGCGACATACGCTGCGCGCCCTACGCCACCTTCGGCACCGCGGAGCTTTCGGCGCATGCGGTGGAGGCGCTGCGCGACCGCAAGGCCTGCCTGCTTGCCCAGCACGGCATGATCGCCGTCGGATCGAGCCTTGCCCAGGCGATGTGGCTGGCCGTCGAGGTCGAGACGCTGGCGCGCCAGTATCACGGCGCCCTGCAGATCGGCGAGCCGCCGATCCTGTCCGACGAGGAGATCGAGAACGTCATCAAGCGCATGGCGAGCTACGGCCTGCGCGACAAGGACGCCGCCGCCTAA
- a CDS encoding sugar ABC transporter substrate-binding protein, whose product MKMTRSMKGLVKALALGLAAACSLAAVAGANAEELSLKGKRIGVSAIGTDHYWDLMAFKGIQDRVKELGGEVIALDAGRKDQQQIAQLQTLIAQKPDAIIEQLGNLEVLNPWLQKIRDAGIPLFTVDTATPHAINNTTSNNYNIGAEIALQMVADMGGKGNVLVFNGFYSVPVCKIRYDQLKYVLTSFPDVKIVEPELRDVIPNTVQSAYSNVTDMLTKSPEKGSIGAVWACWDVPQIGATQAVEAAGRNEVKTYGIDGSPEVIKMVMDPKSSAGAVAAQQPYEIGRTSVDNAAKYLAGQKVPPFTFVPSVLINKENAAEKGKPFLDAAEKAGVK is encoded by the coding sequence ATGAAAATGACCAGATCCATGAAAGGCCTCGTCAAGGCGCTCGCCCTGGGGTTGGCGGCGGCTTGCAGCCTTGCCGCCGTCGCCGGCGCGAACGCCGAGGAGCTTTCGCTGAAGGGCAAGCGCATCGGCGTCTCCGCTATCGGCACCGACCATTATTGGGACCTGATGGCGTTCAAAGGCATCCAGGACCGCGTCAAGGAGCTCGGCGGTGAAGTCATCGCGCTCGACGCCGGCCGCAAGGACCAGCAGCAGATCGCGCAGCTGCAGACGCTGATCGCGCAGAAGCCCGACGCCATCATCGAGCAGCTCGGCAACCTCGAGGTGCTGAACCCGTGGCTGCAGAAGATCCGCGACGCCGGCATCCCGCTGTTCACGGTCGATACCGCCACGCCGCATGCCATCAACAACACCACCTCCAACAACTACAATATCGGCGCCGAGATCGCCTTGCAGATGGTCGCCGACATGGGCGGCAAGGGCAATGTGCTGGTCTTCAACGGCTTCTACAGCGTGCCGGTCTGCAAGATCCGCTACGACCAGCTGAAATATGTGCTGACCTCGTTCCCGGATGTGAAGATCGTCGAGCCGGAATTGCGCGACGTCATCCCGAACACGGTGCAGAGCGCCTATTCCAACGTCACCGACATGCTGACCAAGTCGCCCGAGAAGGGCTCGATCGGCGCGGTCTGGGCCTGCTGGGACGTGCCGCAGATCGGCGCCACGCAGGCGGTCGAAGCCGCCGGCCGCAACGAGGTCAAGACCTACGGCATCGACGGCAGCCCCGAAGTCATCAAGATGGTGATGGATCCGAAGTCGTCGGCGGGCGCCGTTGCGGCGCAGCAGCCTTATGAGATCGGCAGGACCTCGGTCGACAACGCCGCCAAATATCTGGCCGGCCAGAAGGTGCCGCCGTTCACTTTCGTGCCTTCGGTGCTGATCAACAAGGAAAATGCCGCCGAAAAAGGAAAGCCGTTCCTCGACGCCGCCGAGAAGGCCGGCGTTAAATAG
- a CDS encoding sugar ABC transporter ATP-binding protein has protein sequence MQTAKHDIAVSMTGISKRFGPVRALENANLEIVRGSILGLVGQNGAGKSTIIKVLAGIIKPDSGSIVINGETVSALTPASVEKLGVHFIHQDRLLVPTATVGEAVFLGHEIGLGPFVSRRAMERRAADLLKRFFGMELPAGTLVKDLTTAQQKVVQITRALAQKASVLVLDEPTAALVKREVDSLFGVLRRLRDDGIAVVFISHYMQEIEKLCDRVTVMRNGTDVGTVDPRQTPIDEIIAMMIARDVGEMFPKRSVELGAPVLEVSNLRLGGSFENIGFNVRAGEIVGLTGLLGSGAKEIVQCLFGLKTADGGQVKVEGRELSLSTPVKAVRDGIAMLPEDRRAHGVALGLSVRENISLASLRRYSKNGLVSRGSENQAVDGLIKELSIKTPHRDALVRELSGGNQQKVAIAKWLSCQSRVYVLDEPTVAVDVGAKVEIYNLLNRLAAEGAAILLLSSDLLELIGVCDRVLVVYRGRLAGSFSGPAMNSDALLAASSGARSNTDGVAA, from the coding sequence ATGCAGACAGCAAAGCATGACATTGCTGTATCGATGACGGGCATATCGAAACGGTTCGGTCCGGTGCGCGCGCTGGAAAACGCGAACCTCGAGATCGTGCGCGGCTCGATCCTCGGCCTTGTCGGCCAGAACGGCGCCGGCAAGTCGACCATCATCAAGGTGCTGGCCGGCATCATCAAGCCTGACAGCGGCTCGATCGTCATCAATGGCGAAACCGTCAGCGCGCTGACGCCGGCTTCGGTCGAAAAGCTCGGCGTGCACTTCATCCACCAGGACCGGTTGCTGGTGCCGACCGCGACCGTCGGCGAAGCCGTGTTCCTCGGCCACGAAATCGGCCTCGGCCCGTTCGTCAGCCGCCGCGCCATGGAGCGCCGCGCGGCCGATTTGCTGAAGCGGTTCTTCGGCATGGAACTGCCGGCGGGAACGCTTGTGAAAGACCTGACCACGGCGCAGCAGAAGGTCGTCCAGATCACCCGGGCTCTGGCGCAAAAGGCGTCGGTGCTGGTGCTTGACGAACCGACAGCGGCGCTCGTCAAACGCGAGGTCGACAGCCTGTTCGGGGTGCTGCGCCGGCTGCGCGACGACGGCATCGCGGTGGTCTTCATCTCCCACTACATGCAGGAGATCGAGAAGCTCTGCGACCGCGTCACCGTCATGCGCAACGGCACCGATGTCGGCACGGTCGATCCGCGCCAGACGCCGATCGACGAGATCATTGCGATGATGATCGCCCGCGATGTCGGCGAGATGTTTCCGAAGCGCTCGGTCGAGCTTGGCGCGCCGGTGCTGGAGGTTTCCAATCTGCGGCTTGGCGGCAGCTTCGAGAATATCGGCTTCAACGTCCGCGCTGGCGAGATCGTCGGCCTCACCGGCCTGCTTGGCTCCGGCGCCAAGGAAATCGTGCAATGCCTGTTCGGCCTCAAGACCGCCGATGGCGGCCAGGTCAAGGTCGAGGGCAGGGAGCTGTCGCTGTCGACGCCGGTCAAGGCGGTGCGCGACGGCATCGCCATGCTGCCGGAAGACCGCCGCGCCCATGGTGTCGCGCTTGGTCTTTCGGTGCGCGAGAACATTTCGCTCGCCAGCCTGCGCCGCTATTCCAAGAACGGGTTGGTCAGCCGCGGCAGCGAGAATCAGGCAGTGGACGGTCTGATCAAGGAACTGTCGATCAAGACGCCGCATCGCGACGCGCTGGTGCGCGAGCTTTCCGGCGGTAATCAGCAGAAGGTGGCGATCGCCAAATGGCTGAGCTGCCAGTCGCGCGTCTATGTGCTGGACGAGCCGACGGTCGCCGTCGATGTTGGCGCCAAGGTAGAGATCTACAATCTGTTGAACCGGCTGGCGGCCGAGGGCGCTGCGATCCTGCTTCTGTCCTCCGACCTGCTCGAGCTGATCGGCGTCTGCGACCGCGTGCTTGTCGTCTATCGCGGCAGGCTTGCCGGCAGCTTCTCCGGTCCCGCGATGAACAGCGACGCGCTGCTGGCGGCTTCGTCCGGCGCGCGCTCGAACACCGATGGAGTGGCCGCATGA
- a CDS encoding ABC transporter permease has protein sequence MSASVLHTEVGVSDEKQAAAKSAGRRFGALVVRLGAIAAFAAIMAYFVIFAPGFTSTFNLINVVEQSAILGVLAYGMTAVIIGGGSDVTEGGIDLSIAANMGLCAAVYATLLSMGYGDFLSVLAAIAVGMAVGALNALAVVGLGILPLLATLAVLNVAAGMELTLTQNTVVGASSPLLGVLVSGSFLGISALAWALIVFSAVMIVVVHGTSFGLRLYAVGGHPEAARAAGISVPFYVSFTYVLSGFCAAVASILTVSRLSASTPGSGELLLSVLAAALLGTVFSRRFVPTMGGTLLSVLFIGLLANGFQLLNVSSYWVNGVQGALILLVVAITSFARGSEGSR, from the coding sequence ATGAGCGCGAGCGTTCTCCACACCGAAGTCGGCGTCTCCGACGAAAAGCAAGCAGCCGCCAAGAGCGCCGGCCGCCGCTTTGGCGCGCTCGTCGTGCGGCTTGGCGCGATCGCCGCCTTCGCCGCGATCATGGCTTATTTCGTGATCTTCGCACCGGGCTTCACCTCAACCTTCAACCTGATCAACGTCGTCGAGCAGTCGGCGATCCTGGGCGTGCTCGCCTATGGCATGACGGCCGTCATCATCGGCGGCGGCTCCGATGTCACCGAAGGCGGCATCGACCTTTCGATCGCCGCCAATATGGGGTTGTGCGCGGCGGTCTATGCCACGCTTCTGTCGATGGGCTATGGCGATTTCCTCTCAGTGCTCGCGGCGATCGCCGTCGGCATGGCGGTCGGCGCGCTGAACGCCCTTGCCGTGGTCGGCCTCGGCATCCTGCCGCTGCTCGCGACGCTTGCCGTGCTCAATGTGGCGGCCGGCATGGAACTCACGCTCACTCAGAACACGGTCGTCGGCGCATCCTCCCCGCTGCTCGGCGTGCTGGTGTCGGGCAGCTTCCTCGGCATCTCCGCGCTTGCCTGGGCGTTGATCGTCTTCTCAGCTGTTATGATCGTGGTCGTCCACGGCACGTCGTTCGGTCTCAGGCTCTACGCGGTCGGCGGCCATCCCGAGGCGGCGCGCGCGGCTGGCATCAGCGTGCCGTTCTACGTGTCATTCACCTATGTTCTCAGCGGCTTCTGCGCGGCGGTGGCGAGCATCCTCACCGTCTCGCGCCTGTCGGCCAGCACGCCTGGCTCCGGCGAGCTGCTCCTGTCGGTGCTGGCCGCAGCCCTGCTCGGCACCGTTTTCTCCCGCCGCTTCGTGCCGACCATGGGCGGCACGCTGCTCAGCGTGCTGTTCATCGGCCTGCTCGCGAACGGCTTCCAGCTGCTCAACGTCTCCAGCTACTGGGTCAACGGCGTGCAGGGCGCGCTGATCCTGCTGGTTGTGGCGATCACATCCTTTGCCCGCGGTTCGGAGGGTTCGCGATGA